One Phoenix dactylifera cultivar Barhee BC4 chromosome 14, palm_55x_up_171113_PBpolish2nd_filt_p, whole genome shotgun sequence DNA window includes the following coding sequences:
- the LOC103718331 gene encoding F-box protein At1g67340-like isoform X1 has translation MRTRRGLSYRFPCTEFRPKEAEERAGSVGGKRNRGREEYGRRKRPRSASPAAEGDGAGGVTAEDLFDVLPDEIIVSILCKIGSSASSPSDLISILITCKRMNKLGMSPLVLSKASARALAIRAKNWSESANKFLKQCADAGNLEACYILGMIRFYCLESRASGASLMARAAIGSHAAALYALAVIQFNGSGGSKNDKDLRAGVALCVRAAKLGHVDALRELGHCLQDGYGVRQNVAEGRRYLVQANARELAAVLSSTAEAAWEAHRHHGVSEGASGCSLLSDFGCNVPAPEAHPANRFMVEWFAMRGGAAGDGLRMCSHGGCGRSETRRHEFRRCSVCGAVNYCSRACQALHWKLAHKAECSPMDGWLDAAGGAVVAGAPLVNGAVGLMNY, from the exons ATGCGAACGAGACGCGGCCTTTCCTACCGGTTTCCTTGCACGGAATTCCGGCCGAaggaggcggaggagagggCTGGTAGTGTCGGAGGGAAGAGGAACAGGGGACGAGAGGAGTACGGCCGCCGGAAGAGGCCGCGCTCGGCGTCACCGGCGGCGGAGGGGGATGGGGCAGGAGGAGTGACCGCGGAGGACCTTTTCGACGTCCTCCCCGATGAAATCATCGTCTCCATCCTCTGCAAAATCGGATCCTCCGCCTCGTCGCCTTCCGATCTTATCAGCATCCTCATCAC TTGCAAGAGGATGAATAAGTTGGGGATGAGTCCCCTGGTTCTCTCGAAGGCCTCGGCAAGGGCCCTTGCCATTAGGGCAAAGAACTGGTCGGAGTCCGCTAACAAATTCCTGAAGCAGTGCGCCGATGCTGGAAATCTCGAAGCTTGCTACATCCTCGGCATG ATCCGCTTCTATTGTTTGGAGAGCAGAGCGAGCGGGGCGTCGCTGATGGCGCGGGCGGCGATTGGGTCGCACGCGGCGGCGCTCTACGCGCTGGCGGTGATCCAGTTCAACggcagcgggggatcgaagaaCGACAAGGACCTCCGGGCCGGTGTGGCCCTGTGCGTCCGCGCGGCGAAGCTCGGCCACGTCGACGCCCTTCGCGAGCTCGGCCACTGCCTGCAGGACGGCTACGGCGTGCGCCAGAACGTGGCCGAGGGGCGGCGCTACCTAGTCCAGGCCAATGCGCGGGAGCTCGCTGCCGTCCTCTCCTCCACCGCCGAGGCGGCGTGGGAGGCTCACCGCCACCACGGCGTCTCGGAGGGGGCCAGCGGTTGCTCTCTGCTCAGCGACTTCGGCTGCAACGTGCCGGCGCCGGAGGCCCACCCGGCGAACCGGTTCATGGTGGAGTGGTTCGCTATGAGGGGCGGCGCCGCTGGAGACGGGTTGAGGATGTGCTCCCACGGCGGTTGCGGCCGGTCGGAGACTCGGCGGCACGAGTTCCGTCGGTGCTCGGTCTGCGGCGCTGTAAACTACTGCTCCCGGGCGTGTCAGGCTCTCCACTGGAAGCTTGCCCACAAGGCAGAGTGCTCACCCATGGACGGGTGGCTCGACGCCGCCGGTGGCGCCGTTGTCGCCGGAGCACCACTTGTGAACGGCGCCGTCGGCCTGATGAATTATTAG
- the LOC103718331 gene encoding F-box protein At1g67340-like isoform X2 translates to MKSSSPSSAKSDPPPRRLPILSASSSRSCKRMNKLGMSPLVLSKASARALAIRAKNWSESANKFLKQCADAGNLEACYILGMIRFYCLESRASGASLMARAAIGSHAAALYALAVIQFNGSGGSKNDKDLRAGVALCVRAAKLGHVDALRELGHCLQDGYGVRQNVAEGRRYLVQANARELAAVLSSTAEAAWEAHRHHGVSEGASGCSLLSDFGCNVPAPEAHPANRFMVEWFAMRGGAAGDGLRMCSHGGCGRSETRRHEFRRCSVCGAVNYCSRACQALHWKLAHKAECSPMDGWLDAAGGAVVAGAPLVNGAVGLMNY, encoded by the exons ATGAAATCATCGTCTCCATCCTCTGCAAAATCGGATCCTCCGCCTCGTCGCCTTCCGATCTTATCAGCATCCTCATCACGTAG TTGCAAGAGGATGAATAAGTTGGGGATGAGTCCCCTGGTTCTCTCGAAGGCCTCGGCAAGGGCCCTTGCCATTAGGGCAAAGAACTGGTCGGAGTCCGCTAACAAATTCCTGAAGCAGTGCGCCGATGCTGGAAATCTCGAAGCTTGCTACATCCTCGGCATG ATCCGCTTCTATTGTTTGGAGAGCAGAGCGAGCGGGGCGTCGCTGATGGCGCGGGCGGCGATTGGGTCGCACGCGGCGGCGCTCTACGCGCTGGCGGTGATCCAGTTCAACggcagcgggggatcgaagaaCGACAAGGACCTCCGGGCCGGTGTGGCCCTGTGCGTCCGCGCGGCGAAGCTCGGCCACGTCGACGCCCTTCGCGAGCTCGGCCACTGCCTGCAGGACGGCTACGGCGTGCGCCAGAACGTGGCCGAGGGGCGGCGCTACCTAGTCCAGGCCAATGCGCGGGAGCTCGCTGCCGTCCTCTCCTCCACCGCCGAGGCGGCGTGGGAGGCTCACCGCCACCACGGCGTCTCGGAGGGGGCCAGCGGTTGCTCTCTGCTCAGCGACTTCGGCTGCAACGTGCCGGCGCCGGAGGCCCACCCGGCGAACCGGTTCATGGTGGAGTGGTTCGCTATGAGGGGCGGCGCCGCTGGAGACGGGTTGAGGATGTGCTCCCACGGCGGTTGCGGCCGGTCGGAGACTCGGCGGCACGAGTTCCGTCGGTGCTCGGTCTGCGGCGCTGTAAACTACTGCTCCCGGGCGTGTCAGGCTCTCCACTGGAAGCTTGCCCACAAGGCAGAGTGCTCACCCATGGACGGGTGGCTCGACGCCGCCGGTGGCGCCGTTGTCGCCGGAGCACCACTTGTGAACGGCGCCGTCGGCCTGATGAATTATTAG
- the LOC103718332 gene encoding cytochrome P450 78A4-like: MRTQLMTSLFLLILCLAAHNHAPWPFLFLLSTLSLTLPLFFAAWLVPGGFAWHKYSGNAPVAPGPIGWPLLGSLPLLGPLAHRKLASLSKSHRASRLMALSFGATPVVVSSHPDTAREILCGAAFSDRPTKVSARLLMFERAIGFAPSGEYWRHLRRIAAGSMFSPRRIAASETLRSAVADGMIDRVRREMEETGMVVLRGVLQKGSLESMVGSVFGRRSLGEVEGKELADMVKEGYELIGSFNLGDYFSLGGLLDLYGVGRRCKHLALRVKALMGKLIEERRTHGEFSKQDDFLSLLLALPKEESLSDSDIIAVLWEMIFRGTDVVAILLEWIMARMVLHPNIQAKAREELDTFVGDRSVQDSDVPKLRYLRAIVKEALRLHPPGPLLSWARLAIQDVHVDKFLIPAGTTAMVNMWAITHDGSIWKDPWAFQPERFFEEDVSILGSDLRLSPFGSGRRVCPGRVLGLTTVHLWLARLIQQCNWTANHPVQLSECLRLSLEMKKPLVCQAVRRDRSR; the protein is encoded by the exons atgAGAACCCAGTTGATGACCAGCCTCTTCTTACTCATCTTGTGCCTTGCAGCTCATAACCATGCCCCATggcccttcctcttcctcctctccactctctctctcactctacCGCTCTTCTTCGCCGCCTGGCTCGTCCCTGGTGGCTTTGCATGGCACAAGTACTCGGGGAATGCTCCGGTAGCCCCCGGCCCGATCGGGTGGCCGTTGCTCGGCAGCCTTCCTCTCCTGGGGCCGCTCGCGCACCGCAAGCTGGCGAGCCTATCGAAATCCCACCGTGCGAGCCGCCTCATGGCGCTCAGCTTCGGTGCAACGCCGGTGGTCGTCAGCAGCCACCCCGACACCGCTCGGGAGATCTTGTGCGGCGCGGCATTCTCGGACCGGCCGACCAAGGTGTCGGCCCGGCTGCTCATGTTCGAGCGGGCCATCGGGTTTGCTCCCTCCGGTGAGTACTGGCGGCACCTCCGTCGCATCGCCGCCGGCAGCATGTTCTCCCCCCGGAGGATCGCAGCCTCAGAGACCCTGAGGAGTGCAGTGGCTGATGGCATGATAGATAGAGTGCGCAGAGAGATGGAAGAGACGGGGATGGTGGTGTTGAGGGGAGTGTTGCAGAAGGGCTCCTTGGAGAGCATGGTGGGGAGCGTATTTGGAAGGAGGTCGCTTGGGGAAGTGGAGGGCAAGGAGTTGGCTGACATGGTTAAGGAAGGGTATGAGTTGATTGGGAGCTTTAACTTGGGAGATTATTTTTCCTTGGGTGGCCTCTTGGACTTGTATGGGGTGGGAAGGAGGTGCAAGCATCTGGCTTTGAGGGTTAAGGCTCTTATGGGTAAACTTATAGAGGAGAGAAGAACCCATGGTGAATTCTCCAAGCAAGATGACTTCCTAAGCTTGCTGCTTGCTTTGCCAAAGGAAGAGAGTCTTAGTGATTCAGATATAATCGCAGTGCTTTGG gaaatgatattccggGGAACGGATGTTGTTGCCATCCTCTTGGAATGGATCATGGCAAGAATGGTTTTGCACCCGAACATCCAAGCCAAGGCCCGGGAGGAGCTCGACACCTTCGTCGGCGATCGATCTGTGCAAGATTCAGACGTGCCGAAGCTCCGGTATCTTCGGGCCATTGTCAAGGAGGCCCTAAGGTTGCACCCACCTGGCCCACTTCTCTCATGGGCCAGGCTAGCCATCCAGGATGTCCATGTGGACAAGTTCTTGATTCCAGCAGGGACCACAGCCATGGTGAACATGTGGGCCATCACCCATGATGGCTCCATATGGAAAGATCCATGGGCCTTTCAGCCCGAAAGGTTTTTCGAAGAGGATGTGAGCATACTAGGTTCTGACCTGAGGCTCTCGCCATTCGGTTCCGGCCGGAGGGTCTGCCCTGGGAGGGTCTTGGGCTTGACCACGGTCCACTTGTGGCTAGCAAGACTTATACAACAGTGCAATTGGACTGCTAATCATCCTGTCCAACTGTCGGAGTGCTTGCGCCTTTCGCTCGAGATGAAGAAGCCATTGGTTTGTCAAGCTGTCCGACGAGATCGCTCAAGATGA